The following DNA comes from Mucisphaera calidilacus.
GAGGGAGTTCTGGGCCTCGATGTTCTGGAGGCCTGAGAGCTGGTCGATGATGGCGGCGGAGTCGTTGGGCTCGAAGGGGTCCTGGTTGCTTAGTTCCTCGACCATGATGCGGATGAAGTCTTCGCTGGTCATCTCGCCGAAGCGGCTGGAGCTGGTTGCTGTTGCGGCGGCGGTGCCGCCGATGCTTGCTGCGGACATGGCGTCCTCCTGTGGCTGTGCGTCAGGCTGCCTGTTCCTGTTCGCTCACGAGGTTGTTGAAGAGCTGGGTGTTGTCGAACTGTTCGTTGCGTGGCCGCTGGCGTCCCTGCTGTTGTTGCTGCTGGGGGGTCGCGGGCGTCGCGGTTGAGGTTGTCGTCGGTCTGTGACGAGGCGGTGTTCTGGGTCATGGGCTGGACCGAGAGCCGGTCGACGCTGAGGCCCTGCGCCTCGAGTCCGGTGCGGAGGCGTGCGAGGTCGCTGGAGAGCGCCTGGTGTCCTGCGCTGGTCTCGGCGTGGAGTGTGGCGTTGACGCGTGTGCCGGTGAGCTGCATCTGGATGCGCACGGTGCCGAGCTCGGGCGGTGTGAGGCGGAGGGTGACGACGCCGCCCTTCTGCTGGACGGCGGAGCGGAGGCCGCGGTTGAGGCGGGCGGTGTTGATGTCCTCGTTGGTGGCGTCGTTCTGCGTTGTGGTCGGGGCGCGGGCGTGGCGTTCTCGGTGCGCTGTGCTGGTGACGCGTCGGCGAGCTGCCTGATGAGCTGGTCGGGTGTGGTGCTGATCGGGCGGTTCTGCGCGGCGGCGTTGAGGTCGATTGCGGGCTTACTCACGTTGGTATCGGTCTTGGTCTGATCGGGGGCCTTGTCGCTGGACTGCTGCTGCTCGGTCGTGTCCTGCTGGGTCTGGCTGCCGGTCTGGAGGGTTGGTGTTGTGGTGGGCGTGGCGGGTGCAGTTGCGGCGGACTGGCTGGTGGTGTTGGTCGGCGCGGGTTGATCGGCCTTGGCCGGTTTCGCATCGGCGGGCACGACCTGCGGCTGGGTGGCGGCCTGCTGGGTCTGCTGGACCGGGTCAGTCGTCTGTGCCGTGGTGTCGGGTGCGGCTTCGGAGGCCTTGACCGTCTGCTGCTGGCCGCTGGCGAGCGTGGTCGGCGGGGCCTTGCCGTCGTTTTGCGTCGGTGCGGTTTCCGGGGTGGTGATGGTGGCCTGCTCGGGCGGTCGCGGGAGTTGCTGCGGGGCGACGGCAGGCGTCGGCTGGTTGTCGACGGGCTGTGTTGGCGTTTCGGCCGTGGGCTGTTCGGTGGTCTGCTCGTCGGCCGGTTGTGTCGGTTCGCTGTCGCTGGTTTCGACGGGTTGGTCGCGCGTGTCTTCGGGCTGTGGTTTGGCGACGCGTCGGGTTTCTCGGCGGGTTTGGCCTGTCGGGCTTTTCGGGCTTGTCGCGGGGTTCGGTCTTTTCGTGGAGGCGGGTTCCGGCTCGATGCGGAAGACGTCCTGCTGGCGTGAGGATCGGTCGGCGCGCAGGCTGGTGCTGCGGTCGGTGGTCGCGGAGGTCGGCGGCAGAGCGGGGATGGTGGTCATGTTTCTTTAGAGGGGCGCGTCGGGCTGCGGGATCCCGGCGGCGAGGGTGGACGGGTCGACGCCTCGGTCGCGGAGGCGTGTGAGCAGGTCGGTGAGGAGGGGCACGTCGGCGGGTGTCTTGAACTCGCGGAGGACGCTGCCGGCCTTGCGCGGCTGCATGGTGGCGAGGATGTCGACCATCTCGCTGACGCGGCCGTCGCGGTTCATCTGCTCGATGACGGACTTGACCTGTTTTGGCTGGAGGGCCTCGACCATGGCGACGGCCTGATCGAAGCCTTCCTGGGCGGTGCCGGCCATCTGGTCCTGTTTGTACTGCTCGAAGGCAGCGCGTTCGGCGATGAGTTTTTCCTGCTCGCGTGTGAGCAGGGACTTGAGGCGTGCGATCTGTCCCTGGAGGGCCTTGGTTTCCTGCTGGAGCCGTTCGAGGCGGTGCATGGCGACCTCGTCGGAGGCCTGGCGTTGTCCGAGTCGTTCGGTGAGGGAGACGGGCCCTCGGAGACGGCTTTGAGCCGCGCGGCGTCCTCGGCGAGCTGTCTGGCCTCGGCCTCGAGCCTCCGGGCGTCGTCGATCTGCTGTTGTTCTTCGGTGATGGTGATCCTGAAGAGGTCG
Coding sequences within:
- a CDS encoding flagellar hook-length control protein FliK, which encodes MNTARLNRGLRSAVQQKGGVVTLRLTPPELGTVRIQMQLTGTRVNATLHAETSAGHQALSSDLARLRTGLEAQGLSVDRLSVQPMTQNTASSQTDDNLNRDARDPPAATTAGTPAATQRTVRQHPALQQPRERTGTGSLTHSHRRTPCPQQASAAPPPQQQPAPAASAR
- a CDS encoding MotE family protein codes for the protein MHRLERLQQETKALQGQIARLKSLLTREQEKLIAERAAFEQYKQDQMAGTAQEGFDQAVAMVEALQPKQVKSVIEQMNRDGRVSEMVDILATMQPRKAGSVLREFKTPADVPLLTDLLTRLRDRGVDPSTLAAGIPQPDAPL